One region of Culex pipiens pallens isolate TS chromosome 2, TS_CPP_V2, whole genome shotgun sequence genomic DNA includes:
- the LOC120415253 gene encoding guanine nucleotide-binding protein subunit beta-2, whose amino-acid sequence MAPKDDAEVTALKKELSDLITKIKDEQKKAADCTLQDKCSDMGDAPKVRISTKKFLKGHINKVNSVHFAGDSRHCVTGSLDGKLIIWDTWTANKVQVIPLRSAWVMSVAFAESGNFVACGGMDNMCTVYDINNRDAQGNAKIVRELAGYEGFLSSCRFLDDTHVLTGSGDLKICIWDLQVGKKTSEFDAHNGDVVSISLSPDKNTYVTGSVDRTCKLWDVRESTPKQTFFGHEADVNSVSYHPSGFGFATGSEDKTARLFDFRSDQQIGHFEPPNKSSGFTSCALSYSGRYILCGSDDNNVHIWDTMKGSHNGTLSGHENRVTSICMAPNGMALASCSWDNHVRVWV is encoded by the exons GACGAGCAAAAGAAGGCCGCCGACTGCACGCTGCAGGACAAATGCTCGGACATGGGGGACGCACCGAAGGTGCGCATCTCGACGAAAAAGTTCCTCAAGGGTCACATCAACAAGGTCAACTCGGTGCACTTTGCGGGCGACTCGCGGCACTGCGTCACCGGTTCGCTCGACGGCAAGCTCATCATCTGGGACACCTGGACCGCGAACAAGGTGCAGGTCATCCCGCTGCGGTCGGCCTGGGTCATGAGTGTGGCCTTTGCCGAGTCCGGGAACTTTGTGGCTTGCGGGGGCATGGACAACATGTGCACCGTGTACGACATCAACAACCGGGACGCCCAGGGCAACGCCAAGATTGTGCGCGAGCTGGCCGGCTACGAGGGTTTCCTGAGCTCGTGCCGGTTCCTGGACGATACGCACGTGCTGACCGGGTCCGGCGATCTGAAGAT TTGCATTTGGGATCTGCAGGTGGGCAAGAAGACGTCCGAGTTCGATGCCCACAACGGGGACGTGGTTTCGATCTCGCTCAGTCCGGACAAGAACACGTACGTGACGGGTTCGGTCGATCGGACCTGTAAGCTGTGGGATGTGCGCGAGTCGACGCCGAAGCAGACGTTCTTCGGGCACGAGGCCGACGTCAACAGTGTCAGC TACCATCCCAGTGGCTTCGGGTTCGCCACCGGCTCGGAGGACAAAACGGCTCGTCTGTTCGACTTCCGGTCGGACCAGCAGATCGGTCACTTTGAACCACCAAACAAGAGCAGCGGTTTCACTTCATGCG CTTTGTCGTATAGTGGCCGTTACATTCTGTGCGGATCCGACGACAACAACGTCCACATTTGGGACACGATGAAGGGATCGCATAACG GTACGCTGAGTGGCCACGAGAATCGTGTCACTTCAATTTGCATGGCCCCGAACGGAATGGCGCTGGCCTCGTGCAGCTGGGACAATCATGTTCGCGTTTGGGTCTAA